A part of Aegilops tauschii subsp. strangulata cultivar AL8/78 chromosome 2, Aet v6.0, whole genome shotgun sequence genomic DNA contains:
- the LOC109753111 gene encoding protein FAR1-RELATED SEQUENCE 5-like produces MAQRLKAVIMKRYRVTEFPLMQVEGSLATKTLMFKDSVRYARRVGFAAKRSTSRRSTYDGQLDKQVFQCTKEGQNKTTERLVKERRSNCPVQITTKRDTDRRKWHLKNVRLEHNHLLHPSDWMLKFMRCYKKMTPQEKFFIQVLQKARLEPRKVMQIFTAMGKPRREIMFDTIDISNIACRDRAGECNTDIEDTMKLFADMQRQRAGFHHVEEIENNIVRSLFWTDSLCKMNYDLYGDFVSFDMTFSMNIYGLPFAPIIGVNNHGSTVLFGVGLLKDEKIGSFKWLLSMFVEAMGGKEPKYIITDQDQAMNTAIKEALPRTRHRFCWWHIRKNMKENNASVFAQHPGMSDDLFRIVKNSLDQDEFERSWKAAISMHKAEGNKHLNTLWELRNFWVPAYFKDCFYPFSSTTARGESTNSMWKNYVDHRDTITRKEKAYSVLRECTLNMKIKVMAALAEEPDAGILAETLKNPPMSGSKGTKKGDRIKAGSLKKGKGNKATSKCGRCREKGHRKTNCAGNPEVQERMRIEEEKRKLQQEKRAR; encoded by the exons ATGGCTCAACGTTTGAAGGCGGTCATAATGAAGAGGTACAGGGTAACAGAATTTCCTTTGATGCAAGTAGAAGGATCATTGGCAACAAAAACATTGATGTTCAAGGATTCAGTACG ATATGCGAGAAGGGTTGGCTTTGCTGCCAAGCGATCAACGAGCAGAAGATCGACATATGATGGGCAGCTTGACAAACAGGTGTTCCAGTGCACCAAGGAAGGGCAGAATAAAACAACTGAGAGACTTGTTAAGGAGAGAAGGAGCAACTGCCCAGTCCAAATAACAACCAAGAGGGATACAGATAGGAGGAAATGGCATCTGAAGAACGTACGCCTAGAGCACAACCACCTACTTCACCCATCTGATTGGATGCTGAAGTTCATGAGATGCTATAAGAAGATGACACCTCAGGAGAAATTCTTTATACAAGTGCTGCAGAAGGCAAGGTTAGAACCAAGGAAGGTTATGCAGATTTTTACTGCCATGGGGAAACCGAGGCGAGAAATTATGTTCGACACGATTGACATAAGCAACATTGCATGCCGGGACAGGGCTGGAGAGTGCAATACTGATATCGAGGACACCATGAAACTGTTTGCCGATATGCAGAGGCAGAGGGCGGGATTCCACCATGTGGAAGAGATAGAGAACAATATAGTGAGGAGCCTGTTTTGGACAGACTCCTTGTGCAAGATGAATTATGATCTATATGGAGATTTCGTGTCTTTCGACATGACATTCTCTATGAATATATATGGCTTGCCATTTGCACCAATTATAGGTGTCAACAACCATGGGTCGACCGTCCTGTTCGGAGTAGGCCTTTTGAAGGATGAGAAAATAGGGTCATTCAAGTGGCTCCTAAGCATGTTTGTCGAGGCAATGGGAGGAAAAGAGCCGAAATACATAATAACAGACCAGGACCAGGCGATGAATACTGCAATAAAGGAAGCCCTTCCGAGAACGAGGCACAGGTTCTGCTGGTGGCATATTAGGAAGAACATGAAGGAAAATAACGCATCAGTGTTTGCGCAGCACCCAGGGATGTCTGATGATTTATTTCGAATCGTCAAAAACTCACTAGATCAAGACGAGTTTGAGCGTTCCTGGAAAGCAGCAATTTCTATGCACAAGGCGGAAGGCAACAAACACCTGAACACGCTATGGGAACTTCGAAATTTTTGGGTGCCGGCCTACTTCAAGGACTGCTTCTATCCTTTCTCATCAACAACCGCTCGCGGTGAGAGCACAAATTCGATGTGGAAGAATTACGTGGACCACAGGGACACTATAACAAG AAAAGAGAAAGCATACAGTGTGCTACGTGAGTGTACGctaaatatgaaaataaaagtCATGGCGGCACTTGCTGAGGAACCAGACGCAGGAATTCTTGCCGAAACTCTCAAGAACCCTCCCATGAGTGGCTCAAAGGGCACGAAAAAAGGAGATCGAATCAAAGCTGGTTCCTTGAAGAAAGGAAAAGGCAACAAAGCCACATCCAAGTGCGGTCGTTGTCGAGAAAAGGGTCACAGGAAAACAAACTGCGCGGGAAACCCAGAAGTCCAGGAGAGGATGAGGATTGAAGAGGAGAAGAGGAAATTGCAGCAGGAGAAGAGGGCAAG GTAA